One window from the genome of Acinetobacter sp. ANC 7912 encodes:
- a CDS encoding EAL domain-containing protein, with protein sequence MIHVHYDINLVIGSIFVALLTCYFAISIEQLLFRNAPPRFEKLVLAASGAILGLSIWAMHFVGMSASHMPANAYFSTGLTVASYVIAFIASIFAIWLTTRPTLPFARLILGAVLMGLGIAGMHYTGMMSMVVQGHIIRYDSLLVICSILIAISGSGLAFWMLFKNRELARRSIWVKASVALMLTLTIVGMHYTGMAASSFHSIGGHDMVEMTMLERELLITVVFTTCLVLVAGFSVAMLEQRLEQRSRQLAQANKELANQAVLDNLTKLPNRLYLSEYAHFLFNDHQYRNAQFAFLYIDLDRFKAVNDVFGHHVGDQLLIQLANRIHTLLNDQSKLLRIGGDEFLLIMENVMPEEAAKLAEDILHTIQESFLIIGKSINISGSIGISLFPEHGENVQDLLINADAAMLASKNQGRNTYSFFNFSEEEKESRSQSELINDLYKAVDAHQFELYYQPKFRADNLEICGVEALIRWQHPTLGLLSPIMFIKGAEKTGLIIPMGYWALEEACRQIQEWEQQGKNYFPIAVNLSAVQFEHKNLFKNLEELLARYQINPKHLMIEITESTAMHHIDSTIRTLEHLRDMGIQLAIDDFGTGHSSFLYLKNLPVNELKIDKEFIQGLIADSKEEMILESIIHLAIKLGLKVTAEGVETQSQADILARLGCEQLQGYLLSRPVHVQELRATATAIAP encoded by the coding sequence ATGATTCATGTGCATTATGACATTAATCTGGTAATAGGCTCGATTTTCGTCGCGCTATTGACCTGTTACTTTGCGATTTCCATTGAACAACTGCTTTTCCGTAACGCGCCTCCCAGATTTGAAAAGTTAGTGCTGGCTGCAAGTGGTGCCATTCTTGGTCTATCGATCTGGGCCATGCATTTTGTTGGCATGAGTGCCAGCCATATGCCCGCAAATGCTTATTTCAGTACTGGCTTGACGGTTGCCTCATATGTGATTGCCTTTATTGCTTCAATCTTTGCCATTTGGCTGACAACGCGACCAACCTTACCTTTCGCACGCTTGATTCTGGGGGCTGTGTTGATGGGGCTGGGCATTGCCGGCATGCACTATACCGGGATGATGAGTATGGTCGTGCAAGGACATATCATCCGCTATGATTCTTTACTGGTCATCTGTTCAATTCTGATTGCGATCAGTGGTTCAGGTCTGGCTTTCTGGATGCTATTTAAGAACCGTGAGCTAGCTCGCCGTAGTATCTGGGTCAAGGCCAGTGTGGCACTGATGCTAACCCTGACGATTGTTGGCATGCATTATACAGGGATGGCAGCCAGCAGTTTTCATTCAATCGGGGGGCATGACATGGTCGAAATGACCATGCTGGAACGAGAATTACTGATTACTGTAGTATTCACCACCTGTCTGGTTCTGGTGGCAGGCTTCAGTGTCGCGATGCTGGAACAACGTCTGGAACAACGCAGCCGCCAGTTAGCACAAGCCAACAAAGAGCTGGCCAACCAGGCAGTATTGGACAATCTGACCAAACTGCCAAACCGGCTCTATTTATCGGAATATGCCCATTTCCTGTTTAACGATCATCAATATCGTAATGCGCAATTTGCCTTTCTCTATATTGATCTAGACCGCTTTAAAGCGGTGAATGATGTATTTGGTCACCATGTCGGAGACCAGTTACTGATTCAGCTAGCCAACCGGATTCATACACTCCTCAATGATCAATCGAAATTGTTACGTATTGGCGGCGATGAGTTCCTGTTGATTATGGAAAATGTGATGCCTGAGGAAGCGGCCAAACTTGCCGAAGATATTCTGCATACCATTCAGGAAAGTTTCTTGATCATTGGTAAATCGATCAATATCTCAGGCAGTATCGGAATTTCACTCTTTCCTGAGCATGGAGAAAATGTTCAGGACTTATTGATTAATGCCGATGCAGCCATGTTGGCTTCTAAAAATCAGGGACGGAATACCTATTCTTTCTTTAATTTTAGTGAGGAAGAGAAGGAATCTAGAAGCCAGAGTGAACTGATTAATGACTTGTATAAAGCGGTCGACGCGCATCAATTTGAACTCTATTACCAGCCTAAGTTTCGTGCTGATAACTTGGAGATTTGTGGAGTTGAAGCCTTAATCCGCTGGCAGCATCCGACCTTGGGTTTATTGTCTCCAATTATGTTTATTAAGGGTGCGGAAAAAACCGGTCTGATTATTCCGATGGGTTATTGGGCATTAGAAGAAGCCTGCAGACAAATTCAGGAATGGGAACAGCAAGGCAAGAATTATTTCCCGATTGCGGTGAATCTATCAGCAGTGCAATTTGAGCATAAGAACCTGTTTAAAAACTTAGAAGAACTGCTGGCACGTTATCAGATTAATCCTAAGCATCTGATGATTGAAATTACAGAATCGACCGCGATGCATCACATTGATTCTACGATCCGCACTCTAGAGCATTTGCGTGATATGGGCATTCAGCTGGCGATTGATGACTTTGGTACCGGACATTCCAGCTTCCTGTATCTGAAAAATTTACCTGTGAATGAATTAAAAATTGATAAGGAATTCATTCAGGGACTGATCGCAGATTCCAAAGAAGAAATGATTCTAGAAAGTATTATTCATCTCGCGATCAAACTCGGATTAAAGGTGACGGCAGAAGGGGTAGAAACCCAGTCTCAGGCAGATATTCTGGCGCGTTTAGGTTGTGAACAGTTACAAGGTTATCTGCTCAGTCGACCAGTGCATGTTCAGGAGTTGCGCGCAACCGCAACTGCTATAGCACCCTAA
- a CDS encoding carboxy terminal-processing peptidase: MKLQTVACAVAIATGGFFFTHVVSDAIAAEKSEVTSKAIQPTQEQALVSRQLATLVDRQHYLNLRLDAQTSQRIFDFYIDSLDAEHSLFLASEVEDYKKRYGANFGANLKAGNLTGPFEIHAHYRDRLKQFYTFMLEELKKPQNLHQTNVYIDTDREKAPFFKTQAEQRAYWSKMLVSQLINLTISKEEELAKQKALKANPELANGQDLAGPEDLTPVQTLTKRYTRQLERLSRIKSDDVLDKTLNAMMLTYDPHSNYFPPVDAMELNRQTTLQLEGIGVSIRPERGNEDYTKIETIVEGGPASKSGQVKSGDRIIGVAQDGEAMVDVIGWPSNEIVGLIRGKRGTKVTLRLLGPGASLSQARNVTITRDVIQEEDAGVRTRVVEVQRDGKKHQFGVIEIPSFYLNYRARRAGTDYRSVSEDTNNALKELSAKNVEGILIDLRNNPGGSLEEVARMLGQVIKSGPVVQIRDGNGNVSVFEDDDGGAQTYAGPLAVLVNLASASASEIYSAAIQDYERGIVIGSTTTGKGTAQVQLDSLAYGQATLTQRKFYRITGGSTQNKGVIPDIKLVDIYNEEFGERKAKNALQWDTIPTAPFKREGEVQKYVPDLVKSSQVRVNLDPQFKYLEQRKAIQKKTDDQKRLVLDLNQRKAELAELERRTLEAENARRAATGLKPYANWESYQASLDAMIEARAKMKAKERPQLPEEEAFITEAAHVLLDYARLQGKAK; encoded by the coding sequence ATGAAACTTCAAACAGTAGCTTGCGCAGTTGCGATTGCGACAGGCGGATTCTTTTTTACCCATGTGGTAAGCGATGCGATTGCTGCTGAAAAATCAGAAGTCACCAGCAAAGCCATACAACCTACTCAAGAACAAGCGCTTGTATCCAGACAGTTGGCTACATTGGTCGACCGTCAGCATTATTTGAATTTGCGTCTGGATGCGCAAACCTCACAGCGTATTTTTGATTTCTATATTGATAGTTTAGATGCGGAACACAGCTTGTTCCTGGCATCAGAAGTTGAAGATTATAAAAAACGTTATGGCGCCAATTTTGGTGCCAACCTAAAAGCCGGCAATTTGACAGGCCCATTTGAAATTCATGCGCATTATCGCGATCGTCTGAAACAGTTCTATACCTTCATGCTAGAAGAGCTGAAAAAGCCACAAAACCTGCATCAGACCAATGTGTATATCGATACCGATCGTGAGAAGGCGCCTTTCTTTAAGACTCAAGCCGAGCAGCGTGCCTACTGGTCAAAAATGCTGGTATCGCAGCTGATCAATCTGACCATTAGCAAAGAAGAAGAACTGGCGAAGCAGAAAGCATTGAAAGCCAATCCGGAACTGGCCAATGGCCAGGATCTGGCAGGCCCTGAAGACTTGACTCCGGTACAGACCCTCACTAAGCGTTATACTCGTCAGTTAGAACGTCTCAGCCGGATCAAGAGTGATGATGTGTTGGACAAGACACTGAATGCGATGATGCTGACTTATGATCCACACAGTAATTACTTCCCGCCTGTGGATGCGATGGAGCTGAACCGTCAGACTACTTTACAGCTTGAAGGCATTGGGGTGTCGATTCGTCCGGAACGGGGTAATGAAGACTACACCAAGATTGAAACCATCGTTGAAGGTGGCCCAGCCAGCAAATCTGGTCAGGTAAAATCTGGTGACCGCATCATTGGTGTTGCGCAAGATGGCGAAGCTATGGTGGATGTCATCGGTTGGCCAAGTAATGAGATCGTCGGCCTAATCCGGGGTAAACGTGGTACGAAAGTGACTTTACGTTTGCTGGGTCCAGGTGCCAGCCTGAGCCAGGCGCGTAATGTGACCATTACCCGTGACGTGATTCAGGAAGAAGATGCTGGTGTTCGTACCCGTGTGGTTGAGGTCCAGCGTGATGGTAAGAAACATCAGTTTGGTGTGATTGAAATACCATCTTTCTATCTGAACTACCGTGCCCGTCGTGCCGGTACGGACTATCGTTCAGTATCTGAAGATACCAATAATGCACTGAAAGAACTGTCTGCTAAGAATGTAGAAGGAATTCTGATCGACCTGCGTAATAACCCGGGTGGTTCACTTGAAGAAGTGGCACGTATGTTGGGACAGGTGATCAAGTCCGGTCCTGTGGTACAGATTCGGGATGGCAACGGTAATGTCAGCGTCTTTGAAGATGATGATGGCGGTGCACAAACGTATGCCGGTCCATTAGCCGTATTGGTAAACCTGGCTTCTGCGTCAGCAAGTGAAATTTACTCGGCAGCGATTCAGGACTATGAACGCGGGATTGTGATTGGCAGTACCACCACAGGAAAGGGAACTGCACAGGTTCAGTTAGACAGCTTGGCCTATGGCCAGGCCACGCTGACCCAGCGTAAGTTCTACCGGATTACTGGGGGAAGTACCCAGAATAAGGGTGTGATTCCAGATATTAAGCTGGTGGATATCTATAACGAAGAGTTTGGTGAGCGTAAGGCTAAAAATGCGCTGCAATGGGATACCATTCCAACGGCACCATTCAAGCGCGAAGGCGAGGTGCAGAAATATGTCCCTGATTTGGTGAAGAGCTCACAAGTTCGCGTCAATCTGGATCCGCAGTTTAAATATCTGGAACAGCGTAAAGCCATTCAGAAAAAGACTGATGATCAGAAACGCCTGGTGCTGGATCTGAATCAGCGTAAGGCTGAGCTGGCTGAATTGGAACGCAGAACCCTGGAAGCTGAAAATGCCCGTCGTGCAGCAACAGGTTTAAAACCTTATGCCAACTGGGAAAGCTATCAGGCTTCTCTGGATGCAATGATCGAGGCACGTGCCAAGATGAAGGCGAAAGAGCGTCCACAATTGCCAGAAGAGGAAGCATTCATCACTGAAGCGGCACATGTATTGCTGGACTATGCGCGTTTGCAAGGAAAAGCAAAGTAA
- the nagZ gene encoding beta-N-acetylhexosaminidase, giving the protein MIGALMLDIAGTQLTQEDIELLQAPQVGGVILFGRNIESPAQVRALTDHMRQIRPDILIAVDQEGGRVQRLKQGFTLLPAMGCFGELYQAEPERALELAEKCGWLMATEVLAVGIDFSFAPVLDLNDISDVIGDRSFAKSIQDIIPLASAFLKGMKRAGMASTGKHFPGHGSVKADSHVAAAVDTRSYEEIQQKDMQTFIQLQPQLDALMPAHVIYSQVDPNPAGFSEFWIQKVLRQELGFDGVLFSDDLSMQAACVAGGADARIQAALNAGCDMGLVCNDRVAQCVALEGIVDLPLPNQERLERMRGRIPEIEVGEVLDLGDEWCQVRDEITAFKNQFA; this is encoded by the coding sequence ATGATTGGCGCATTGATGCTCGACATCGCTGGCACTCAACTTACCCAGGAAGATATTGAATTGCTGCAGGCTCCGCAGGTTGGCGGGGTAATTCTGTTTGGTCGCAATATTGAATCCCCGGCTCAGGTTCGTGCTTTGACCGATCATATGCGCCAGATTCGTCCAGATATTCTGATTGCTGTGGATCAGGAAGGTGGCCGCGTTCAGCGCCTCAAACAAGGCTTTACCCTACTTCCTGCCATGGGCTGTTTTGGTGAGCTGTATCAGGCTGAACCAGAACGTGCTTTAGAGCTTGCTGAAAAATGTGGCTGGTTGATGGCAACCGAAGTACTGGCGGTTGGTATCGATTTCAGTTTTGCTCCGGTACTGGATCTGAATGATATCAGTGATGTGATCGGTGACCGCAGCTTTGCTAAGAGTATCCAGGACATTATTCCACTTGCAAGTGCTTTCCTCAAAGGTATGAAACGCGCCGGCATGGCCTCCACCGGTAAACATTTCCCGGGTCATGGCTCTGTTAAGGCTGATTCGCACGTGGCTGCTGCCGTGGACACCCGTAGTTATGAAGAAATCCAGCAAAAAGACATGCAGACCTTTATCCAGCTACAACCTCAACTAGATGCCCTCATGCCAGCGCATGTCATCTATAGCCAAGTCGATCCAAATCCGGCTGGTTTCTCGGAATTCTGGATTCAGAAAGTCTTACGTCAGGAGCTTGGTTTCGACGGCGTCCTGTTCTCGGATGACCTGAGCATGCAAGCCGCTTGTGTGGCTGGTGGCGCTGATGCCCGTATTCAAGCCGCGCTGAATGCAGGTTGTGATATGGGCTTGGTCTGTAATGACCGTGTGGCACAATGTGTGGCATTAGAAGGTATTGTCGACCTACCTTTGCCCAATCAGGAACGCCTGGAACGCATGCGTGGCCGCATTCCTGAGATAGAGGTCGGTGAAGTATTAGACCTAGGTGATGAATGGTGTCAGGTGCGTGACGAAATCACTGCATTTAAAAACCAGTTTGCTTAA
- a CDS encoding class I SAM-dependent methyltransferase: MSAQLSQHRHISFTAHYTGYIWYQMGISHPVFATGRGKFLAALVHPLETWAEKHVGGSMRTTLRQRHQMIDEHLCQLIQQHPKLQVLEIACGLSPRSWNFRQKFPEINYRELDLPDMAKIKTQALKALDQDAPEVLTADIFSEELANIFQVFDPEQPLVVISEGLINYFDKDLLQTLLKGIAEYGQRFPEIHYLSDIYPEPVKNRLASFIWACSRLLKFMSRSAFTFHFKSPQELQQFCQQAGFANVEIQQPQRYFAKPRQPNPIIEQDEHLGDLVWMIHATKKNSG; encoded by the coding sequence ATGTCAGCACAACTTTCACAGCATCGCCATATTTCTTTTACCGCGCATTACACCGGTTATATCTGGTACCAGATGGGCATCTCACATCCAGTTTTTGCCACAGGCCGGGGAAAATTTCTTGCCGCGCTGGTTCACCCTTTGGAAACCTGGGCTGAAAAGCACGTCGGTGGTAGTATGCGGACTACCCTGCGTCAGCGCCATCAGATGATTGACGAACATCTGTGTCAACTGATTCAGCAACACCCAAAACTACAAGTGCTAGAAATTGCCTGTGGCCTGTCACCGCGTAGCTGGAATTTCAGACAGAAATTCCCGGAGATCAATTATCGTGAACTAGATCTCCCCGATATGGCCAAGATCAAAACCCAGGCGCTAAAAGCACTAGATCAGGATGCACCCGAAGTACTGACCGCCGATATTTTTAGTGAAGAACTGGCTAATATTTTTCAGGTCTTTGATCCCGAACAGCCATTGGTGGTGATTAGTGAAGGCCTGATTAACTACTTTGATAAAGACCTATTGCAGACTTTATTAAAAGGTATTGCAGAATATGGGCAACGCTTCCCGGAGATTCATTACCTCAGTGATATTTATCCTGAACCGGTCAAAAACCGTCTGGCCAGTTTTATCTGGGCCTGCAGCCGTTTACTGAAGTTTATGTCCCGCAGTGCCTTTACCTTTCATTTTAAGTCACCGCAGGAATTGCAGCAGTTCTGCCAGCAGGCAGGTTTTGCTAACGTAGAGATTCAACAGCCACAGCGTTATTTTGCTAAACCTCGTCAGCCAAACCCGATTATCGAGCAAGATGAACATCTCGGTGATCTGGTCTGGATGATTCATGCGACTAAAAAAAACAGCGGTTAA
- a CDS encoding alpha/beta fold hydrolase, protein MNSIIQMDHPSTDQPSHYDFFDLYDKNSFKQPPRTTWMDGWKIEYMAIARPDTLHMTPMVIIGGAFQNFNSYKYCVEQLFDAGPIILIDLPSMGANKQITNVDTGVSAGTLELEELAGMLGRWLEQMHLPKVAVLGMSLGSVVASCLANQRPELVDRMILMGVMQKTRKSWRMLLEESLHLMKEGRMDEFGQAVILYLVNHARLTETKMSPTAKRLFFRQMAEFTETEQDRYDINCNRLLRLTNVPIPQCKVLVACGQYDSFTLPHENANFALQCPDMQYAQIAGADHVPQLQRRKETMHLFATFLRDEPIDQLEGIIPFTREQMQQIERRGEERIPVQTPERFLSHRHSDLRLDATIVDLSFFGVLLELDAAQVQQAIQYPRDLALHLEDEEGEFKIECLIFEHTENQIRALFKHGSFDVADRLLRFVRHQKAMLEAPSFDAVV, encoded by the coding sequence ATGAATTCCATTATCCAGATGGATCACCCGAGCACTGATCAACCGAGCCATTATGACTTTTTTGATCTTTACGATAAAAACAGTTTCAAACAGCCACCACGTACTACCTGGATGGATGGCTGGAAAATTGAATATATGGCAATTGCCCGTCCAGACACGCTGCACATGACCCCAATGGTCATTATTGGGGGTGCATTCCAGAATTTTAATTCCTATAAATACTGTGTTGAGCAGCTGTTCGATGCGGGTCCGATTATCCTGATTGACCTGCCTTCAATGGGTGCCAATAAGCAGATTACCAATGTCGACACAGGTGTCTCTGCTGGAACGCTGGAATTAGAAGAATTGGCTGGCATGTTGGGGCGTTGGCTGGAACAGATGCATTTACCTAAAGTGGCGGTGCTGGGGATGTCACTCGGCTCTGTGGTTGCTTCCTGTCTGGCAAATCAACGTCCGGAACTGGTCGATCGCATGATCCTGATGGGTGTAATGCAGAAGACCCGTAAGAGCTGGCGTATGCTGCTGGAGGAGTCTCTACACCTGATGAAAGAAGGTCGGATGGATGAATTTGGTCAGGCAGTGATTCTGTATCTGGTCAATCATGCCCGCCTGACGGAAACCAAAATGTCACCAACAGCAAAACGCCTGTTCTTTAGACAGATGGCAGAATTTACCGAGACAGAGCAGGATCGTTATGACATCAACTGTAACCGTCTGCTGCGTCTAACCAATGTACCTATTCCACAATGCAAGGTGCTGGTCGCGTGTGGTCAGTATGACAGCTTTACCTTGCCACATGAAAATGCCAACTTTGCCCTGCAGTGTCCAGATATGCAGTACGCCCAAATTGCGGGGGCGGATCATGTGCCACAGTTGCAACGCCGTAAGGAAACCATGCATTTATTTGCCACATTCCTGCGAGATGAACCGATTGATCAGCTGGAAGGCATTATTCCATTTACCCGTGAACAGATGCAGCAAATTGAACGCCGTGGCGAAGAACGAATTCCAGTACAAACTCCGGAACGTTTTTTGAGTCACCGTCATTCTGATTTACGCCTAGATGCAACCATTGTGGATTTGAGTTTCTTTGGCGTATTGCTGGAACTGGATGCAGCTCAGGTTCAGCAGGCAATTCAGTATCCACGAGATTTAGCGCTGCATTTGGAAGATGAAGAAGGAGAGTTCAAAATTGAATGCCTGATCTTTGAACATACTGAGAATCAGATCCGTGCCCTGTTCAAGCATGGCAGTTTTGATGTGGCAGATCGTTTGTTGCGTTTTGTACGTCATCAGAAAGCGATGCTAGAAGCGCCATCCTTTGATGCCGTGGTTTAA